From a single Shewanella donghaensis genomic region:
- a CDS encoding transcriptional regulator, which produces MTVEQISKTVTKKSVTANTSTSVVRHRNATTTPEMRQFIQTSDFTVSQLAKILNISEATVRKWRKRDSISDTPNTPHHLKTTLSPMEEYVVVGLRYQLKMPLDRLLKITQQFINKDVSRSGLARCLKRYGVSKLDEFESPYVPERYFNQLPIVQGTDVATYTLNPETLAKTLSLPEATQENVVQVVSLTIPPQLTKEHSYSILLGVDFATDWVYLDIYQDSHTQATNRYIAYVLKHGPFHLRKLLVKNYHTFLARFPGAKTMHASGAAHSTNNSAMDELNNGDSK; this is translated from the coding sequence ATGACAGTAGAACAAATATCAAAAACGGTGACTAAAAAGTCAGTGACTGCGAACACCAGTACGTCAGTAGTCCGCCACCGTAATGCTACTACCACACCAGAAATGCGTCAGTTCATTCAAACGTCGGATTTCACGGTCAGTCAGTTAGCTAAAATTCTTAATATTTCCGAAGCAACTGTAAGGAAATGGCGTAAGCGCGACTCTATCAGTGACACACCTAATACGCCCCACCACTTAAAAACCACATTATCGCCAATGGAAGAATATGTTGTTGTTGGCCTGCGCTATCAACTCAAAATGCCGTTGGACAGATTGCTAAAAATAACCCAGCAATTTATTAATAAAGATGTTTCTCGCTCGGGACTTGCCCGCTGCTTAAAACGCTATGGCGTATCAAAGCTCGATGAATTTGAAAGTCCTTACGTACCAGAGCGCTATTTTAATCAGCTGCCTATTGTTCAAGGTACAGATGTAGCGACTTACACTTTAAATCCAGAAACATTAGCAAAAACCTTATCACTGCCTGAGGCCACGCAAGAAAATGTGGTGCAAGTGGTATCCCTTACCATTCCGCCTCAGCTCACCAAAGAACACAGCTACTCAATATTACTCGGGGTTGATTTTGCAACCGACTGGGTTTATTTAGATATCTATCAAGACAGCCATACACAAGCGACCAATCGCTATATCGCTTATGTGTTAAAGCACGGCCCGTTTCACTTAAGAAAGTTACTTGTAAAAAATTACCACACCTTTTTAGCTCGCTTCCCTGGCGCAAAAACCATGCACGCATCGGGAGCGGCACACTCTACAAATAATTCAGCTATGGATGAGCTGAACAATGGAGACTCAAAATGA
- the fusA gene encoding elongation factor G: MAEFTTEKIRNLAVLGHTNAGKSSLIEALLFSANAITLKGRVDKGTNHADFTAQEKSHRHSLEPSFLNLDFQHHHINLIDTPGLPDFIGRALLPLPGVESVLLVVNAATGIESVTKRAFKAARAQGKAVIIAINHLDGNEALVSDVMMDIQQQFGHRCLPVNLPSANGDDVVDCYFDGDLMTKTLFSDLQSARDELVDTVLEEDDKLMELYLDQGDSLTTEQLHAPLEVALRMGHLVPVCFTSAEQDIGISSLLQLLIKLMPSPLEANPPQFIKGFAENAQPIDVNQRADDHVLAHIFRVSIDPFLGRMGVFRLYQGTIEIGMKLFIGHGRKPFKVTNILKLQGDQHTSVNQAVPGDICAIAKIEELEVGAVLHDSHDEDEFHLPEFSLPKPIFGLAVSAKRRGDEQKISEVLHKLVAEDPSLQISRNEAEGQTVLQGQGDLHLQIALEKAQKLFNIDMETETPAIAYRETILGEASFRYRHKKQSGGSGQFGEVELKVEPLKRGQGFEFVSHVVGGSVPTQYIPAVEKGIKEAMVEGELGGFPVQDIRVTVLDGKHHSVDSKEIAFVMAGKKAFIEAVKLAQPVILEPIVQMSICVSQHHVGDITADISSERGMVCGTQADSNGMVTVEVEVPLANVSHYSTRLKSMTGGEGQFSMSFSRYDVQPKQVVKPLAVS, from the coding sequence ATGGCTGAATTCACGACTGAGAAAATCCGCAATTTGGCTGTATTGGGTCATACCAACGCAGGTAAATCGTCATTAATTGAAGCATTGTTATTTAGTGCTAATGCAATAACCTTAAAAGGGAGGGTCGATAAGGGCACAAATCATGCTGATTTCACTGCCCAAGAAAAATCCCACCGCCATAGTCTAGAGCCTTCATTTCTTAATCTTGATTTCCAACATCACCATATCAATCTCATCGATACCCCTGGTTTACCTGACTTTATTGGACGAGCGCTATTACCGCTGCCAGGAGTCGAGTCAGTATTATTGGTGGTGAATGCTGCAACAGGTATTGAATCGGTGACTAAAAGAGCTTTCAAAGCCGCTCGGGCGCAAGGTAAAGCAGTCATTATTGCCATTAATCATTTAGACGGAAATGAAGCCTTAGTGTCTGACGTCATGATGGATATTCAACAACAATTTGGTCATCGTTGTTTGCCGGTCAATTTACCGAGTGCTAATGGCGATGATGTGGTTGATTGTTATTTCGATGGTGACCTAATGACTAAAACATTGTTCAGTGATCTCCAAAGTGCGCGCGATGAGTTGGTTGATACGGTACTTGAAGAAGATGACAAGCTCATGGAGCTGTATTTAGATCAAGGCGACTCATTAACGACCGAACAATTGCATGCGCCGCTAGAAGTGGCATTGCGCATGGGTCATTTAGTGCCAGTGTGTTTTACCAGCGCCGAACAAGACATTGGTATTAGCTCATTATTGCAATTGTTGATCAAACTGATGCCAAGCCCACTGGAAGCTAACCCTCCACAATTTATTAAAGGTTTTGCTGAAAATGCACAGCCTATCGATGTGAACCAACGTGCTGACGACCATGTACTTGCCCATATTTTTAGAGTGTCGATAGATCCTTTCTTAGGTCGTATGGGGGTATTTCGTTTATACCAAGGGACTATTGAGATAGGAATGAAGTTGTTTATTGGCCATGGGCGTAAACCTTTTAAAGTCACCAATATTCTTAAGTTACAAGGGGATCAACATACCAGTGTTAATCAAGCTGTTCCTGGTGATATCTGTGCCATCGCAAAAATAGAAGAATTAGAAGTCGGTGCAGTATTGCATGACAGCCATGATGAAGATGAGTTTCATCTACCAGAGTTTAGCTTGCCAAAACCTATTTTTGGCTTAGCCGTATCGGCTAAGCGCCGAGGTGATGAACAGAAAATATCTGAAGTGTTACATAAGCTGGTGGCAGAAGACCCGAGTTTACAAATTTCCCGTAATGAAGCTGAAGGGCAAACTGTGCTACAAGGACAAGGGGATTTACATCTGCAAATCGCTTTAGAAAAGGCGCAGAAGCTATTTAATATAGATATGGAAACCGAGACGCCAGCGATTGCCTACCGTGAAACCATACTCGGTGAGGCGAGTTTTCGCTATCGTCATAAAAAACAGTCCGGTGGTTCTGGGCAATTTGGTGAAGTTGAACTTAAAGTTGAACCGCTTAAACGAGGTCAAGGATTTGAGTTCGTCAGTCACGTTGTTGGCGGCAGTGTGCCGACTCAATATATTCCTGCTGTCGAAAAGGGCATTAAAGAGGCCATGGTTGAAGGTGAGTTAGGTGGTTTTCCTGTGCAGGACATTAGAGTCACGGTTCTAGATGGTAAGCATCATAGTGTCGACTCAAAAGAAATAGCTTTTGTTATGGCGGGTAAAAAAGCCTTTATTGAAGCGGTAAAGCTTGCCCAACCGGTAATTTTAGAACCTATTGTTCAAATGAGTATTTGCGTTTCACAACATCATGTAGGGGACATTACCGCTGATATAAGCAGTGAAAGAGGCATGGTATGCGGAACTCAAGCTGATAGTAATGGCATGGTGACTGTTGAGGTTGAAGTCCCATTAGCCAATGTCAGTCACTATTCAACTAGACTTAAATCGATGACCGGTGGCGAAGGTCAGTTTTCGATGAGCTTTAGTCGTTATGATGTGCAGCCTAAACAAGTCGTAAAGCCACTTGCTGTTAGTTAG
- a CDS encoding 4'-phosphopantetheinyl transferase family protein has product MKKATIAFYLLVEFNLKPAASVNLFFCPLKTGLLDEETASLVTSWLPEDETLKVNRYIQLSAREQGLMVRGYLRVLLSRFADIKPNEWAFEYGEKGKPRLSEQHFNQTGLRFNLSHSGDWLFVAIHQHDNATESTHQYEQIQLGADIERRRESTNIHSILSHYFSKPEEAALLALPEAEHRERFFDLWTLKESYIKAKGLGLSLSLKSFSFDFNAVELHTLKVLKGDVLQLQSKVSLSLLNDDIKRFEFDSQWHCCLGQLDEAYRFAISFQAGSDQTPDYIAEEIDWAELIKAVKPHS; this is encoded by the coding sequence GTGAAAAAAGCGACAATAGCTTTTTACCTTTTGGTCGAGTTCAATTTGAAACCTGCTGCCAGTGTTAACTTATTTTTCTGCCCACTTAAGACGGGATTATTGGATGAAGAAACCGCTTCACTGGTGACATCTTGGTTACCTGAAGATGAAACGCTGAAAGTTAATCGCTACATTCAACTCTCTGCTCGTGAACAAGGTTTAATGGTGCGGGGTTACTTGAGGGTTTTGCTGTCTCGTTTTGCCGATATAAAACCGAATGAATGGGCGTTCGAATATGGTGAAAAAGGTAAACCACGCTTAAGTGAACAGCATTTCAACCAAACAGGATTACGCTTTAATCTTAGTCATAGTGGTGATTGGTTATTCGTCGCAATTCATCAGCATGATAATGCCACTGAAAGCACGCATCAATATGAGCAGATTCAATTAGGCGCTGATATTGAACGTCGCCGTGAAAGCACCAATATTCATTCGATATTAAGTCATTATTTTTCAAAACCAGAAGAAGCAGCATTATTAGCTCTACCAGAAGCAGAGCATCGAGAGCGGTTCTTTGATTTATGGACCTTAAAAGAGTCATATATTAAAGCGAAAGGCTTAGGGTTATCATTGTCTTTAAAATCATTTTCGTTTGATTTTAACGCTGTTGAATTACACACTCTCAAGGTGTTAAAAGGTGATGTACTGCAGCTGCAATCTAAGGTATCACTGAGCCTGTTAAATGATGATATAAAAAGATTTGAGTTTGATAGTCAATGGCATTGTTGCTTAGGTCAGCTTGATGAGGCGTATCGCTTTGCGATTAGTTTTCAGGCTGGAAGCGATCAAACACCTGACTATATTGCAGAAGAAATTGATTGGGCTGAGCTTATTAAGGCTGTTAAGCCTCATAGCTAA
- a CDS encoding isocitrate dehydrogenase → MPKRTITVIPGDGIGPSIIDSALKILDKAGCNFEYEFADAGLAALEKQGELVPQRTLDLIEKNRITLKGPLTTPVGEGFTSINVSLRKKFSLYANVRPVVSFKGTQARYENIDIITVRENTEGMYSGLGQKVSDDGATAEATSIITRQGAEQITTFAYELARKENRKKVTIVHKANIMKSTSGLFLKVAREVSARYPDIETEEMIVDATCMKLVMSPEIFDVIVTTNLFGDILSDLCAGLVGGLGMAPGANIGKDAAIFEAVHGSAPDIAGKNLANPTSVILASIQMLEYLGMADKAEMIRSAVAAVIEEGDRTTRDLGGTHGTTDFTQSVIDRLS, encoded by the coding sequence ATGCCAAAACGTACTATAACCGTAATCCCAGGTGACGGGATTGGACCAAGCATTATCGATTCGGCTTTAAAAATTCTCGACAAAGCGGGTTGCAACTTCGAATACGAATTTGCAGACGCTGGTTTAGCCGCATTAGAAAAGCAAGGTGAATTAGTACCTCAGCGTACCCTAGACCTTATCGAAAAAAATCGTATTACGCTTAAAGGTCCATTAACCACTCCTGTGGGTGAAGGCTTTACCTCTATTAACGTAAGCCTACGTAAAAAGTTCAGCTTATACGCTAACGTACGTCCTGTAGTATCATTTAAAGGGACTCAAGCACGTTACGAAAACATTGATATCATTACTGTTCGTGAAAATACCGAAGGTATGTATTCTGGCCTAGGTCAAAAAGTATCTGACGATGGCGCAACAGCTGAAGCGACAAGTATCATTACTCGTCAAGGCGCTGAACAAATCACCACTTTCGCTTACGAACTTGCTCGTAAAGAAAACCGTAAAAAAGTAACCATTGTTCACAAAGCTAACATCATGAAGTCTACTTCAGGTTTATTCTTGAAAGTCGCTCGTGAAGTCAGTGCTCGTTACCCAGATATCGAAACTGAAGAAATGATTGTTGATGCGACGTGTATGAAGTTGGTCATGAGCCCTGAAATCTTCGACGTTATCGTGACGACCAATTTATTTGGCGATATCTTATCAGACCTTTGTGCTGGTCTTGTTGGCGGTTTAGGCATGGCGCCTGGTGCTAACATTGGTAAAGATGCGGCAATTTTTGAAGCGGTACACGGTAGTGCACCGGATATTGCTGGTAAAAATCTAGCAAACCCAACATCAGTGATTCTAGCCTCTATCCAAATGCTTGAATATTTAGGTATGGCAGACAAAGCGGAAATGATCCGCTCTGCAGTAGCCGCTGTTATTGAAGAAGGCGATCGCACTACGCGCGACCTAGGTGGTACTCATGGTACTACTGACTTTACCCAATCAGTGATTGACCGTTTATCATAA
- a CDS encoding S9 family peptidase → MSAASAEQIKPLSLDDIMHFETLQTPVISDNGKVLAVEAMPDRGDSRALVNQVATNKQYQIEGGSDVKVSSNGLFVIATIKPSLLQQETLKKSELSSGLTLLNTETGKKQQFQKVKNAEFSTKGDYLAIWFDIDESETDAEKSEESASDEKIAEADKGSGFKLIHLASDKSHDFDNVTQYAFDRQGQHFAVAINDISAKSHVIKKVNLINNTIKQLYKSAEFQIGELSIADDGKWLGFTEGKVAVKRDEREYQLKLVNLQSDTVKDTPQDVYWTLNQYSKIFFSEDSLRLFIGRVPQIDKIVTLASIESEDDLFDQQVITGLRDLKVWHGDDPKIKPHEVKQYAKELKRTYLAVLHVNADRIVQLADKAVPDVHYGEQQRYLLATSDVPYQKMITWAGFYQDVYLVDLNTGRKVQILTQHSSGEMPTLSPNARFVAYYQQGEVFLYDIAGVRRHTLSKDINTSFADEDHDYPGSAPSYGFGPWLADGSGIIVYDKFDTWQFSSSSFDGFMLTDGEGRKHQQQFRIAGLYEEPNAPASVTLDQQVLLHSYNEKTKADAFYSAVIGIPGITLQVDAEAKLKVLARSKDSDTIIYSKQRYDLYPDLYTSSVNTPNEATKQTDLDSQKNAFNWGSAELVSWSDADGRATDGVLIKPTNYQEGKKYPVMVYFYRFMSDRLHSFPHMAINHRPNFAWYADNGYAVFLPDIRFEVGYPGASAVKGLTSGVQKLINMGIADPDAVGIQGHSWGGYQTAFAVTQTNIFKAAVTGAPVSNMTSAYSGIRHGSGLARQFQYETGQSRIAQSLYQAPQKYIENSPVFYAERIQTPMMIMFGDKDDAVPWEQGVELYLAMRRTGKDVVFLQYEDEPHHLKKYPNKLDYTIRMKQYFDHYLKGLPAPQWLKEGEAYREYSKD, encoded by the coding sequence ATGTCAGCTGCGTCAGCTGAACAAATTAAGCCGTTATCACTCGATGACATCATGCATTTTGAAACACTACAAACCCCGGTTATCTCTGATAACGGCAAGGTGTTAGCTGTAGAAGCTATGCCTGATCGGGGCGATAGTCGTGCATTGGTCAATCAAGTTGCGACTAACAAGCAATATCAAATAGAAGGCGGTTCTGACGTTAAAGTCAGCAGTAATGGCCTGTTTGTTATCGCTACTATTAAGCCAAGCCTGTTACAACAAGAAACCTTGAAGAAGTCTGAACTCAGTTCTGGTTTAACGTTATTAAATACTGAAACCGGTAAAAAACAACAGTTTCAGAAAGTAAAAAACGCGGAATTTAGCACCAAAGGTGACTACTTAGCGATTTGGTTTGATATTGATGAAAGCGAAACTGATGCTGAAAAGAGCGAAGAGTCAGCCTCTGATGAAAAAATTGCTGAAGCAGATAAAGGCAGTGGGTTTAAGCTTATTCATTTAGCCAGTGATAAATCACATGATTTTGACAATGTCACTCAATATGCCTTTGACAGACAAGGCCAGCATTTTGCCGTTGCTATTAATGATATCTCGGCTAAATCACATGTGATTAAAAAAGTAAATTTAATCAACAATACAATAAAGCAGTTATACAAGTCGGCAGAATTTCAGATTGGCGAACTCAGTATTGCTGATGATGGTAAATGGTTAGGGTTTACCGAAGGTAAAGTTGCAGTTAAACGTGATGAACGTGAGTACCAATTGAAACTGGTTAACTTGCAATCTGACACGGTTAAGGACACACCTCAGGATGTATATTGGACACTTAATCAATATTCTAAAATATTCTTTTCTGAAGATAGCTTAAGACTATTTATTGGCCGAGTCCCGCAAATTGATAAAATTGTTACGCTAGCTTCAATTGAATCGGAAGACGATTTGTTTGATCAACAAGTCATTACTGGTTTACGTGATTTAAAAGTCTGGCATGGTGATGACCCAAAGATTAAGCCCCACGAAGTAAAGCAATATGCCAAAGAGCTCAAAAGAACTTATCTGGCGGTTTTACATGTTAATGCTGACCGTATTGTACAATTAGCAGATAAAGCCGTTCCTGATGTCCATTACGGCGAACAGCAACGTTATTTATTAGCAACGTCTGATGTGCCATATCAAAAAATGATTACGTGGGCAGGTTTCTATCAAGACGTTTATTTAGTGGATTTAAATACCGGCCGTAAAGTTCAAATTCTTACCCAGCATTCATCGGGTGAAATGCCAACATTGTCACCGAATGCACGTTTTGTGGCTTATTATCAGCAAGGCGAAGTATTCTTATATGATATTGCTGGAGTGAGAAGACACACATTATCGAAAGATATAAATACCAGCTTTGCTGATGAAGATCATGATTATCCAGGTAGTGCACCGAGTTATGGCTTTGGTCCATGGTTAGCCGATGGTTCGGGGATTATTGTTTATGACAAGTTTGATACTTGGCAATTCAGTAGCTCATCTTTTGATGGTTTTATGCTCACTGACGGTGAAGGGCGTAAGCATCAGCAACAGTTTAGAATTGCAGGCCTTTACGAAGAACCTAATGCTCCCGCATCTGTAACACTAGATCAGCAAGTGTTGCTGCACAGTTATAATGAAAAAACCAAAGCAGACGCCTTTTACAGTGCCGTTATAGGTATACCTGGAATTACATTACAGGTCGATGCAGAAGCTAAACTCAAGGTGCTTGCACGTAGTAAAGATAGCGACACCATCATTTATTCCAAACAGCGATATGATTTATATCCTGATTTGTATACTTCAAGTGTTAACACGCCTAATGAAGCAACAAAGCAAACTGATTTAGATAGCCAAAAAAACGCATTTAATTGGGGCTCCGCTGAATTGGTTAGTTGGTCAGACGCTGATGGCCGTGCCACTGATGGTGTATTGATTAAACCGACCAACTACCAGGAAGGTAAAAAGTACCCGGTGATGGTGTATTTCTATCGTTTCATGAGCGATCGTTTACATTCATTCCCGCATATGGCAATTAATCATCGTCCTAATTTTGCTTGGTATGCAGATAACGGCTACGCGGTATTCTTACCCGACATTCGTTTTGAAGTAGGCTACCCAGGAGCATCAGCTGTTAAAGGGTTAACTTCAGGGGTGCAAAAACTGATTAATATGGGGATAGCAGATCCTGATGCTGTAGGTATTCAAGGGCACTCTTGGGGTGGTTATCAAACTGCTTTTGCTGTGACTCAAACCAATATCTTTAAAGCTGCAGTAACAGGTGCTCCAGTGTCAAATATGACCAGTGCTTATAGTGGTATTCGTCATGGTTCAGGTTTAGCGCGTCAGTTCCAGTATGAGACGGGTCAGAGCAGAATTGCACAAAGCTTGTATCAAGCACCTCAAAAATATATTGAAAACTCACCGGTATTTTATGCTGAACGCATTCAAACACCGATGATGATCATGTTTGGTGACAAAGATGATGCGGTGCCTTGGGAACAAGGTGTAGAGCTTTATCTTGCAATGCGCAGAACTGGTAAAGATGTGGTGTTTCTTCAATATGAGGATGAGCCGCATCATTTGAAAAAGTATCCTAACAAGTTGGATTATACTATTCGTATGAAACAGTACTTCGATCACTACTTAAAAGGCTTACCTGCTCCGCAGTGGCTTAAAGAGGGTGAAGCCTACAGAGAGTACAGTAAAGACTAG
- a CDS encoding DUF3192 domain-containing protein, which yields MKSKISYIIGSLFVGYIIFVVIVVFVYETRPEDRSWQERQEFNHKMLSEITIGQTIESIRQVMGRADFSEAKASTEGSFQIMFYRTHHVASDGKTTKDECTPLLFKDGQLIAWGQETYDQFLQIPILAIIGQSQPITVSEPNNTLPSELNLDDNSSTSQ from the coding sequence ATTATTTTCGTTGTCATCGTTGTTTTCGTGTATGAAACAAGACCGGAAGATCGCAGCTGGCAAGAGCGCCAAGAATTTAATCATAAAATGCTCAGTGAAATTACCATTGGGCAAACCATAGAATCTATTCGACAAGTAATGGGTAGGGCTGATTTTTCTGAGGCAAAAGCCTCTACTGAAGGCAGTTTTCAAATTATGTTTTATCGTACCCACCATGTGGCTTCTGATGGTAAAACCACCAAAGATGAATGCACCCCATTATTATTTAAAGATGGACAACTCATTGCTTGGGGACAAGAAACCTATGACCAATTTCTGCAAATCCCTATTCTTGCCATCATAGGTCAATCACAACCTATTACGGTTTCAGAACCCAATAATACATTACCTTCAGAATTGAATCTTGATGACAACTCATCAACCTCCCAATAA